In Carassius auratus strain Wakin chromosome 39, ASM336829v1, whole genome shotgun sequence, a genomic segment contains:
- the il2rgb gene encoding interleukin 2 receptor, gamma b yields the protein MTYIHTSRLHFGLLFLILTFLRCCSAGDPSVQCKIINLQYVECFWHPNTPTMNYTFSSAFKNNQSVEDCREYIMEHNYTEGCRIPLRDADNKFDRFYTKVSSDGSHIVSKTFESLKRKVQLNPPCNLSVMWNEQDSTLLLQWNSSYPGKTKCVVYMVRNQKDTSQSSNVTGTSYTLSQVSKNKHYVFQVRSTVAEACGGSDFWSNWSVPVEWGSTGNSSRQDWSYVIVPVLLLFLLCFLLCYCERKNIFLPVVPDPSKNLQDLFHKHDGNVESWVHISRELKEAFEPDYTEQSCDVCEVTPSCDTGPASQTDNCDEPNTEKKHADEASNEGEHADEASNEGEHADEPSKEKQHAYESSNEGEHADEPNKEKEHAEEPSNEGEHADEPNKEKEHAEEPSNEGEHADEPSNEGEHAGQQSL from the exons ATGACTTACATTCACACATCAAGACTACATTTTGGGCTTTTGTTCTTAATTCTGACCTTTCTACGATGCTGCTCAGCAGGTGATCCGA GTGTACAGTGTAAAATCATCAACCTTCAGTATGTGGAGTGCTTCTGGCACCCAAACACACCAACAATGAATTATACCTTCAGCAGTGC atttaaaAACAATCAATCTGTCGAAGACTGTCGAGAATACATAATGGAGCACAATTACACTGAAGGCTGCAGAATTCCTCTTCGAGACGCTGATAACAAGTTTGATCGATTTTATACGAAAGTATCCAGTGACGGAAGCCACATTGTTTCAAAAACCTTTGAATCGCTCAAAAGAAAAg TGCAGCTAAACCCTCCCTGTAACCTCTCAGTGATGTGGAATGAGCAGGACAGCACACTTTTACTGCAGTGGAACAGTAGTTACCCCGGCAAAACTAAATGTGTTGTCTATATGGTGCGCAACCAGAAAGACACAAGCCAG TCCTCAAACGTGACAGGTACGTCATACACTCTGTCTCAGGTCTCAAAGAACAAGCACTATGTTTTCCAAGTGCGGAGCACAGTTGCTGAAGCCTGTGGTGGTTCAGATTTCTGGAGTAACTGGAGTGTTCCGGTGGAGTGGGGCAGCACAG GGAACAGCAGCAGACAAGACTGGTCGTATGTTATTGTTCCAGTCCTTCTGCTGTTTCTCCTGTGTTTCTTGTTGTGTTATTGTGAGAG GAAAAACATCTTTCTTCCGGTTGTGCCTGACCCTAGCAAAAACCTACAGGATTTGTTTCATAAACATGATGGAAATGTTGAG AGCTGGGTTCACATCTCCAGAGAGCTGAAGGAAGCTTTTGAGCCTGACTACACAGAGCAGTCCTGTGATGTGTGTGAGGTTACACCCTCTTGTGACACCGGTCCTGCTTCTCAAACCGACAACTGTGATGAaccaaacactgaaaaaaagcacGCAGATGAAGCAAGCAATGAAGGAGAGCATGCAGATGAAGCAAGCAATGAAGGAGAGCATGCAGATGAACCaagcaaagaaaaacagcatGCATATGAATCAAGCAATGAAGGAGAGCATGCAGATGaaccaaacaaagaaaaagagcaTGCAGAAGAACCAAGCAATGAAGGAGAGCATGCAGATGaaccaaacaaagaaaaagagcaTGCAGAAGAACCAAGCAATGAAGGAGAGCATGCAGATGAACCAAGCAATGAAGGAGAGCATGCAGGACAGCAGAGTTTATAA
- the LOC113057951 gene encoding UDP-N-acetylglucosamine transferase subunit ALG13 homolog, which translates to MFMSVTFNKACLIDTMKTVFVTVGTTSFDDLIGSVTSDESVKALIGRGYTDMVLQVGRGSVPDPDRCPGLSFQVFHYKDSIAEDMRNSDLVISHAGAGSCLEALGANKALLVVVNDKLMDNHQLELAKQLQADSHLIYCTCSTLSQTLRDMDLSALTTYVPGQPQNFANFLDKAVGLV; encoded by the exons atgttcATGTCTGTTACATTTAATAAAGCCTGCCTTATTGATACAATGAAAACTGTATTCGTAACTGTCGGAACGACAAGTTTTGATGATCTGATTGGCTCTGTGACTTCAGATGAATCCGTGAAG gCATTAATCGGTCGTGGCTACACAGACATGGTGCTTCAGGTCGGCAGAGGTTCAGTTCCTGATCCAGACAGATGTCCAGGACTTTCATTTCAAGTGTTTCATTACAAAGACTCAATCGCCGAGGACATGAGAAACTCAGATCTGGTCATCAGTCATGCTG GAGCAGGAAGCTGTTTGGAAGCACTCGGAGCAAATAAAGCTCTCCTCGTGGTGGTCAATGATAAATTAATGGACAATCACCAGCTGGAGCTCGCAAAGCAGCTCCAGGCAGATTCACATCTTATCTACTGCACATGCAG TACTCTGTCTCAGACTTTGAGGGATATGGATCTGTCTGCTCTGACAACCTATGTGCCTGGTCAACCGCAGAACTTCGCCAACTTTTTAGACAAGGCTGTTGGACTTGTTTGA
- the LOC113057952 gene encoding ras-related protein Rap-2c-like — translation MKEYKVVVLGSGGVGKSALTVQFVTGTFIEKYDPTIEDFYRKEIEVDSSPSVLEILDTAGTEQFASMRDLYIKNGQGFILVYSLVNQQSFQDIRPMRDQIVRVKRFEKVPLILVGNKVDLESEREVAGSDGRALAQEWGCPFIETSAKSKSMVDELFAEIVRQMNYTTLPEKQEQCCNACIVQ, via the exons ATGAAGGAGTATAAGGTGGTTGTGTTGGGCAGCGGCGGCGTGGGCAAATCCGCACTCACGGTCCAGTTTGTGACCGGGACATTCATAGAGAAATATGACCCGACCATTGAGGACTTCTATAGGAAGGAGATCGAGGTGGATTCGTCTCCCTCGGTGCTGGAGATCCTAGACACCGCTGGGACCGAGCAGTTTGCATCCATGCGAGATCTGTACATCAAAAACGGCCAAGGCTTCATTTTAGTCTACAGCCTTGTCAATCAGCAGTCATTTCAG GACATCAGACCAATGCGGGACCAGATTGTTCGTGTGAAGCGCTTCGAGAAGGTGCCTCTGATCTTGGTGGGGAATAAGGTGGACCTGGAGTCAGAGCGGGAGGTGGCGGGCTCTGACGGACGTGCCCTCGCACAAGAGTGGGGCTGCCCCTTTATAGAGACCTCAGCCAAGAGCAAGAGCATGGTTGATGAGCTGTTCGCTGAGATTGTGAGGCAGATGAACTACACCACTTTGCCCGAGAAGCAAGAGCAGTGCTGCAATGCCTGCATTGTGCAGTGA